One Neisseria sp. Marseille-Q5346 genomic region harbors:
- a CDS encoding SCP2 domain-containing protein gives MSALFPLINHLIQQNPEQQRELSEFAGSIICISLTGFRLTGRISEQGFLETANDTADTNITFHNSAIQKILQGGQPGVGDISLEGDLVLGMSVLPILGGLRYYPSEDLARVFGHVAAESISSRAGDIGRTMKKIGKSIAEQISDFSREPESPVIDQATLAAWLEEVDKLRDDVARLNERLDRLERDIWID, from the coding sequence ATGTCCGCCCTATTTCCCCTTATCAACCACCTGATACAGCAAAATCCAGAGCAACAGCGCGAGCTGTCTGAATTTGCAGGCAGCATCATCTGCATCAGCCTGACCGGTTTCAGACTGACCGGACGCATCAGCGAACAAGGTTTTCTTGAAACCGCAAACGACACCGCCGACACCAACATCACATTCCACAACAGCGCCATCCAAAAAATCCTCCAAGGCGGCCAGCCTGGCGTGGGCGACATCAGCCTCGAAGGCGACTTGGTATTGGGCATGTCCGTCCTTCCTATTTTGGGTGGACTGCGCTATTATCCGAGCGAAGATTTGGCGCGTGTATTCGGTCATGTGGCCGCAGAAAGCATCAGCTCGCGTGCCGGCGACATCGGCCGCACCATGAAAAAAATCGGCAAAAGCATTGCCGAACAAATCAGCGACTTTTCACGCGAACCCGAATCCCCTGTTATCGACCAAGCCACGCTTGCCGCATGGCTGGAAGAAGTGGACAAACTGCGTGACGACGTTGCCCGCCTAAACGAACGCCTCGACCGCCTCGAGCGCGATATCTGGATAGATTAA
- a CDS encoding NAD(+) kinase, producing MKSPFKNIGIVTRPNTPEIQDTVHTLVSFLRENGFTIYLDELSVEEHCVYIQDSAYCETVNKAQLGKYCDLVIVLGGDGTFLSAAREVAPRAVPIIGINQGHLGFLTQISRDTMVEGIRPVLEGKYLPEERILIEASIIRDGETIERALALNDTVLSRGGAGQMIEFEVFINQEFVYTQRSDGLIISTPTGSTAYALAAGGPIMQAGLHAFTLVPICPQSMTNRPIAIPDTSVIEILITKSGDARAHFDGQSHIDVQNFDRIIIRRYHNPLRVLHPTDYQYFKTLRQKLHWGEQLI from the coding sequence ATGAAAAGCCCATTTAAAAACATCGGTATCGTTACGCGTCCCAATACGCCCGAGATTCAAGATACTGTCCACACATTGGTTTCTTTTCTACGCGAAAACGGCTTCACCATCTATCTGGATGAATTGAGCGTAGAAGAACACTGCGTCTATATCCAAGATTCCGCCTACTGCGAAACCGTCAACAAAGCCCAGCTGGGCAAATACTGCGACCTCGTCATTGTGCTCGGCGGCGACGGCACCTTCCTCTCCGCCGCCCGCGAAGTCGCCCCGCGCGCCGTCCCCATTATCGGCATCAATCAAGGCCACTTGGGCTTTCTCACCCAAATCTCACGCGACACCATGGTTGAAGGCATCCGCCCCGTACTGGAAGGCAAATATCTGCCCGAAGAACGCATCCTCATCGAAGCCAGCATCATTCGTGACGGCGAAACCATCGAACGCGCCCTCGCCCTCAACGACACCGTACTGTCTCGTGGCGGCGCAGGCCAAATGATTGAATTTGAAGTCTTTATCAATCAAGAATTTGTCTATACCCAACGCTCGGATGGCCTGATTATTTCCACACCGACAGGTTCGACTGCCTACGCACTTGCCGCCGGCGGCCCCATCATGCAGGCCGGTTTGCACGCCTTCACGCTTGTGCCTATCTGTCCGCAATCCATGACCAACCGTCCGATTGCTATCCCCGACACCAGCGTGATCGAAATCCTCATCACCAAAAGCGGCGACGCACGCGCACATTTTGACGGACAATCCCATATCGACGTGCAAAACTTCGACCGCATCATCATCCGCCGCTATCACAACCCCTTGCGCGTCCTCCACCCCACCGATTACCAATACTTCAAAACCCTGCGCCAAAAGCTGCATTGGGGCGAACAATTGATTTAA
- a CDS encoding AAA family ATPase: MWTFPYYIPGHLPDWQALERRFSWFADMKDVPQDPEWHAEGDVFTHTKMVCEALLQLPEFQALDEQEQHILFAAAMLHDVEKRSTTKREIENSKERIVSPHHAKKGEHTARTLLYTELAAPFTVREAIAKLVRLHGLPLWAINKPNPERAVIAASLQVNTAHLAMLAKADVLGRICCDQQDILLRIDLFRELCEENACWGKARTFASDYGRYLYLNGRSEMPDYQPFDDQTFDVYAMCAIAGSGKDSYIRQHLAHLPMLSLDEIRRERKLNPADSKHTAEAVRLGKEQAKEYLRTRTSFVFNATNLNRDLRSKWLPMFADYGARVHLIYLEVPYTQLLSQNRNREHSVPNDVLHRMIEKLEIPDYSEAHTVDFVVSS, encoded by the coding sequence ATGTGGACATTCCCATATTACATACCCGGTCACCTTCCTGATTGGCAAGCATTAGAACGTCGTTTCAGCTGGTTTGCCGATATGAAGGATGTTCCGCAAGACCCTGAGTGGCATGCCGAAGGCGATGTATTTACGCATACCAAAATGGTGTGCGAAGCCCTTTTACAACTGCCCGAGTTTCAAGCGCTTGATGAACAGGAGCAGCATATTTTGTTTGCTGCCGCCATGCTGCATGATGTGGAAAAACGCAGTACGACCAAGCGTGAAATAGAAAACAGCAAAGAGCGTATCGTTTCGCCGCATCACGCAAAAAAAGGCGAGCATACCGCCCGTACTTTGCTGTATACCGAACTTGCCGCTCCATTTACCGTAAGAGAAGCAATCGCCAAACTCGTGCGTTTGCACGGATTGCCTTTATGGGCGATTAACAAGCCTAATCCTGAGCGAGCTGTCATAGCGGCCAGTTTGCAGGTCAACACTGCGCATCTTGCCATGCTTGCTAAAGCCGATGTTCTGGGTCGTATATGTTGCGACCAACAGGATATTTTGCTGCGCATTGATTTATTTCGTGAACTCTGTGAAGAAAATGCTTGTTGGGGTAAGGCACGTACTTTCGCCAGCGACTACGGACGCTATCTCTATCTTAACGGCCGTAGCGAAATGCCGGATTATCAGCCATTTGATGATCAGACCTTTGATGTGTACGCCATGTGCGCCATAGCAGGTAGCGGTAAAGACAGTTACATCAGGCAACATCTTGCTCATCTGCCTATGCTGTCGCTGGATGAGATTCGCCGTGAGCGAAAACTCAATCCCGCGGATTCCAAACATACCGCCGAAGCAGTGCGTTTGGGTAAAGAGCAGGCAAAAGAATACCTACGCACCCGTACGTCATTTGTCTTTAATGCGACCAATCTTAACCGCGACCTGCGCAGCAAATGGCTGCCGATGTTTGCCGATTACGGCGCACGCGTGCATCTCATTTATTTGGAAGTGCCTTACACGCAATTACTATCGCAAAACCGTAACCGCGAACATTCTGTTCCGAATGATGTGTTGCACCGCATGATAGAAAAGCTGGAAATCCCTGATTATAGTGAAGCGCATACGGTAGATTTTGTGGTCTCTTCTTAA
- a CDS encoding RNA ligase family protein, which produces MTTTEPQKYARSLHAPISLGTTSDDRFMPRGFLSYFASLPKLVLTEKLDGQNNCFAAHGLYARSHAAPTQHPWDKPLLQRWQQIKDDLGDLELFGENLYGIHSIAYSQLESYFYLFAVRRGGHWLSWEEVKFYAQLFDFPTAPEISIVQPLADFTQKYANEDIALAQWLAANLGEPWTDSVQTAGKLGGYDPNTGAACSEGFVIRNAADFATNNGNLPVQSNEFDNLFKLVRAKHVKTDVHWTKTWKPARLIDYDKYHWQSWQFQTA; this is translated from the coding sequence ATGACGACAACCGAACCTCAAAAATACGCCCGCAGCCTGCACGCGCCCATCAGCCTCGGTACCACTTCTGACGACCGTTTTATGCCGCGCGGCTTTCTTTCATATTTTGCCTCACTGCCGAAATTGGTTTTAACCGAAAAATTAGATGGGCAAAACAACTGCTTTGCCGCACACGGCCTCTATGCCCGTAGTCATGCTGCGCCTACCCAGCATCCGTGGGATAAACCTTTGCTGCAACGATGGCAGCAAATCAAAGATGATTTAGGCGATCTGGAACTTTTTGGCGAGAATCTGTATGGCATTCATTCGATTGCCTATTCACAACTGGAAAGCTATTTTTACCTGTTTGCAGTCCGACGCGGCGGACATTGGCTTTCATGGGAAGAGGTTAAATTTTATGCGCAGCTGTTTGATTTTCCGACTGCACCAGAAATCTCCATCGTCCAGCCGCTTGCAGATTTCACTCAAAAATACGCCAATGAAGATATTGCTTTAGCGCAATGGCTTGCCGCTAATTTGGGAGAGCCGTGGACGGACAGCGTACAAACTGCCGGCAAGCTTGGTGGCTACGATCCGAACACAGGAGCAGCATGCAGTGAAGGTTTCGTTATCCGGAACGCCGCTGATTTTGCCACCAACAACGGCAATCTGCCTGTTCAATCCAATGAATTCGACAATCTTTTCAAATTGGTACGAGCCAAACACGTTAAAACCGACGTTCATTGGACAAAAACCTGGAAGCCTGCCCGTCTTATTGATTACGACAAATACCATTGGCAAAGCTGGCAGTTTCAGACGGCCTGA
- a CDS encoding hemolysin family protein, with translation MNIFEALLLLCLLIIISAFVSCSELALASARKIKLQVMAKDGGDTRALDVINMQQQPGSFITVVQIGLNAVAILAGIVGEAAIRPYFGKLLENAGSWGSTVASLLTFSLVTGSFILIADLMPKRMAMTHPEAVAVRIVRPMMFLIFILKPLVWVFDGLANAIFKLFKISTVRQEQLTSEDIYAVVDAGAQAGVLKEQEHYLIENIFDMQERTVTSTMSTREYIAYFDKHDDSDTVLEMMSDKPHNKFLVCDGDLERVIGYIESHTLLTLFLKEKDVRLTDKRVLRKALFIPDTLSLYDVLETFKTSGEDFAVVVNEYALVVGVVTLKDVMSIVMGELVNTEEEPQIIRRTEDTWLVDGATPLTDVMRALDIEEFPNSENYETIAGFMMYSLRKIPKRTDFLVYAGYKFEIIDTENLKIDQLLVSKQGNIVGKM, from the coding sequence ATGAATATTTTTGAAGCCTTACTATTATTGTGCCTGCTGATTATCATTAGCGCGTTTGTATCCTGTTCCGAACTCGCGCTTGCTTCGGCACGCAAAATCAAATTGCAGGTCATGGCGAAAGACGGCGGCGATACGCGCGCGCTTGACGTAATCAATATGCAGCAACAGCCGGGCAGTTTTATTACCGTTGTCCAAATCGGTTTGAACGCTGTCGCCATTCTTGCCGGTATTGTCGGCGAGGCGGCAATACGTCCGTATTTTGGCAAACTTTTGGAGAACGCAGGCAGTTGGGGCAGCACAGTTGCCTCTTTGCTGACTTTCTCGCTGGTTACAGGCAGCTTTATTTTAATTGCCGACCTAATGCCCAAGCGTATGGCAATGACCCATCCCGAAGCGGTGGCGGTACGCATTGTCCGTCCGATGATGTTTTTGATTTTTATCTTAAAGCCCCTTGTCTGGGTTTTTGACGGGTTGGCAAACGCAATATTCAAACTCTTCAAAATTTCAACCGTCCGCCAGGAGCAGCTGACCTCGGAAGATATTTATGCCGTCGTTGATGCCGGCGCTCAGGCTGGTGTGTTGAAAGAGCAGGAACACTATCTGATTGAAAACATTTTTGATATGCAGGAGCGTACGGTCACTTCCACCATGAGCACGCGCGAATATATCGCCTATTTTGATAAACACGATGACAGCGATACCGTGTTGGAAATGATGTCGGACAAACCGCACAACAAATTCCTCGTATGCGACGGCGACTTGGAACGCGTCATCGGCTATATCGAATCGCATACGCTGCTGACTTTGTTTTTAAAAGAAAAAGACGTCCGCCTGACCGACAAGCGCGTGTTACGCAAAGCCTTATTCATCCCCGATACGCTGTCGCTTTACGATGTATTAGAGACCTTCAAAACTTCCGGCGAAGACTTTGCCGTAGTGGTAAACGAATACGCGTTGGTGGTTGGCGTGGTAACGCTGAAAGACGTGATGAGTATCGTCATGGGCGAGCTGGTCAATACCGAAGAAGAGCCGCAAATCATCCGCCGTACCGAAGATACATGGTTGGTGGACGGTGCTACGCCACTTACCGATGTCATGCGCGCGCTGGATATTGAAGAGTTTCCCAATTCAGAAAACTACGAAACCATCGCCGGCTTTATGATGTATTCCCTGCGCAAAATCCCGAAGCGTACGGATTTTCTGGTTTATGCCGGTTATAAGTTTGAAATCATCGATACTGAAAATTTGAAAATCGACCAGCTTTTGGTTTCTAAACAAGGAAATATAGTGGGGAAAATGTAA
- a CDS encoding replication-associated recombination protein A gives MSDLFARQPEAPLAERLRPHSLDDVIGQQHLIGEGRPLRVAVEGGKPHSMLLWGPPGVGKTTLARILAQSFNAQFLPVSAVFSGVKDIREAIDKAEIALQQGRATILFVDEVHRFNKAQQDAFLPHVESGLLTFIGATTENPSFEVNPALLSRAQVYVLQSLSSDDLKKLIAKVLALPEYQDFTIEADARELLVNTADGDARRLLNLLEQLLRAANTRRLKTLTAEFLADSLGAQIRRFDKGGESFYNQISALHKSVRGSHPNAALYWFCRMLDGGTDPRYLARRIVRMAWEDIGLADPRALTIANDAATTYERLGSPEGELALAQAVLYLAAAAKSNAGYKAYNQMRRFVKENASNEVPVHLRNAPTKLMKELGYGREYRYAHDEPNAYAAGESYMPDGLDEPDFYQPVPRGLEIKIGEKLKWLKSLDKDALDD, from the coding sequence ATGTCCGACCTTTTTGCACGCCAACCCGAAGCCCCTTTAGCCGAACGCCTGCGCCCGCATTCTTTAGATGATGTCATCGGGCAGCAGCACTTAATCGGCGAGGGCAGACCTTTGCGCGTGGCGGTGGAAGGCGGAAAGCCGCATTCTATGTTGCTGTGGGGGCCGCCAGGCGTGGGCAAGACGACGTTGGCGCGGATTTTAGCGCAGAGTTTCAACGCCCAGTTTCTGCCTGTTTCCGCTGTGTTTTCCGGCGTGAAGGACATACGCGAGGCAATCGATAAAGCCGAAATCGCTTTGCAACAGGGACGCGCGACGATTTTGTTTGTCGATGAAGTCCACCGCTTCAACAAGGCTCAGCAGGACGCGTTTTTGCCGCATGTCGAAAGCGGTTTGCTGACCTTTATCGGCGCGACTACGGAAAATCCGTCGTTTGAAGTCAATCCCGCGCTGTTGAGCCGCGCGCAGGTGTATGTTTTGCAATCCTTGTCTTCAGACGACCTGAAGAAGCTGATTGCCAAAGTATTGGCTTTGCCTGAATACCAAGATTTCACGATTGAAGCCGATGCGCGGGAATTGCTCGTCAATACCGCCGACGGCGATGCGCGCAGATTGTTGAATTTATTGGAACAACTTTTACGTGCTGCTAATACACGCCGTCTGAAAACCTTAACCGCCGAATTTCTTGCCGATAGTTTGGGTGCGCAAATCCGCCGTTTTGATAAGGGTGGCGAGAGTTTCTACAACCAAATTTCTGCGCTGCACAAATCCGTGCGCGGCTCGCATCCCAACGCTGCGCTGTATTGGTTCTGCCGTATGCTCGACGGCGGTACCGACCCGCGCTATCTTGCCCGCCGCATTGTCCGCATGGCATGGGAAGATATTGGCTTGGCCGATCCGCGAGCTTTAACGATTGCCAATGATGCCGCCACTACTTATGAGCGCTTAGGCTCGCCAGAAGGGGAACTCGCTTTAGCTCAAGCCGTGTTGTATCTCGCCGCTGCAGCCAAATCCAATGCAGGCTATAAGGCATACAACCAAATGCGCCGTTTCGTCAAAGAAAATGCCAGCAACGAAGTGCCCGTCCACCTGCGCAATGCACCGACCAAGTTGATGAAAGAATTGGGTTACGGACGCGAATACCGCTATGCCCATGATGAACCGAACGCCTACGCCGCCGGCGAAAGCTATATGCCCGACGGCTTGGACGAACCGGACTTCTACCAACCCGTTCCACGCGGATTGGAAATCAAAATCGGCGAAAAGCTGAAATGGTTGAAATCCTTGGATAAAGATGCGCTGGATGATTAA
- the thrC gene encoding threonine synthase, translating into MKYISTRGATARKQFSEVLLMGLAPDGGLMLPEQYPQIDRATLDQWRTLSYPELAFEVMSLFATDIPADDLRDIINRTYTEEVFGTKAITPVRTLSDGIKIQALSNGPTLAFKDMAMQFLGNAFEYVLNKEGKELNILGATSGDTGSAAEYALRGKKGVNVFMLSPEGKMSAFQRAQMFSLQDANIHNIAVEGMFDDCQDIVKAVQNDAEFKAKYHIGTVNSINWGRIVAQVVYYFAGYFNATSSNDEKVSFCVPSGNFGNVCAGHIARQMGLPIHRLIVATNENDVLDEFFKTGAYRPRNSEHTHVTSSPSMDISKASNFERFVFDLMDRDADEIQTLWAEVASGKGFNLEFALNKVHQQYGFVSGKSTHANRLATIKQVYEQDHELIDPHTADGVKVAREVREEGETVVCLETALAAKFDATIREAVGDVAIPRPTALEGLENLPQRVQTVPNSADAVKGIIKQTLA; encoded by the coding sequence ATGAAATACATCAGCACCCGCGGTGCAACCGCACGCAAGCAATTCAGCGAAGTTTTATTGATGGGTTTGGCTCCTGACGGCGGTTTGATGCTGCCTGAGCAATACCCTCAAATCGACCGTGCTACCTTAGACCAATGGCGCACACTCAGCTACCCTGAGCTGGCGTTTGAAGTCATGAGCCTGTTTGCCACCGACATCCCTGCTGATGATTTACGCGACATTATCAACCGCACCTACACCGAAGAAGTATTCGGTACCAAAGCCATCACTCCGGTGCGCACACTTTCAGACGGCATCAAAATCCAAGCCCTCTCCAACGGCCCGACTTTGGCATTCAAAGACATGGCCATGCAATTCTTGGGCAATGCGTTTGAATATGTATTGAACAAAGAAGGCAAAGAACTCAATATTTTAGGTGCCACCAGCGGCGACACCGGCTCTGCCGCCGAATATGCCCTGCGTGGTAAAAAAGGTGTCAACGTCTTCATGCTGTCGCCGGAAGGCAAAATGAGCGCATTCCAACGCGCGCAAATGTTCAGCCTGCAAGATGCCAACATCCACAACATCGCCGTTGAAGGCATGTTTGACGACTGCCAAGACATCGTCAAAGCCGTACAAAACGATGCCGAATTCAAAGCCAAATACCACATCGGCACAGTCAACTCCATCAACTGGGGCCGTATCGTCGCCCAAGTCGTGTACTACTTCGCCGGTTATTTCAATGCCACTTCGAGCAATGACGAAAAAGTCAGCTTCTGCGTACCAAGCGGCAACTTCGGCAATGTCTGCGCCGGCCATATCGCCCGCCAAATGGGCCTGCCCATCCACCGCTTGATTGTCGCCACCAACGAAAACGACGTATTGGACGAATTTTTCAAAACCGGCGCATACCGTCCGCGCAATAGCGAACATACCCATGTTACTTCCAGCCCGTCTATGGACATTTCTAAAGCCTCCAACTTCGAGCGTTTTGTGTTTGACCTGATGGATCGCGATGCGGACGAAATCCAAACCTTATGGGCGGAAGTAGCCTCCGGCAAAGGCTTCAATTTGGAATTTGCCTTAAACAAAGTACATCAACAATATGGCTTTGTTTCCGGTAAATCGACCCATGCCAACCGCCTTGCCACCATCAAACAGGTTTACGAGCAAGATCATGAATTGATTGATCCGCATACAGCCGATGGCGTCAAAGTTGCCCGTGAAGTGCGTGAAGAAGGTGAAACGGTTGTTTGTTTGGAAACTGCGTTGGCAGCGAAATTCGATGCGACCATACGCGAAGCCGTCGGCGATGTCGCCATTCCGCGCCCCACCGCTCTGGAAGGTTTGGAAAACCTGCCGCAGCGCGTGCAAACCGTGCCGAACAGTGCGGATGCGGTAAAAGGCATCATCAAACAAACCCTTGCCTGA